In Salinirussus salinus, the following proteins share a genomic window:
- a CDS encoding carotenoid oxygenase family protein, protein MPGFRSLDAEVENYQLPVQGTIPEWLSGSLVRNGPGKFDAGGQRLTHWFDGLAMLRKYDFADGQVRYTNRFLRTEAYADAQAGQATGQFGTDERGLGKVLGWLRRLGPPEPTDNANVHVARIGGEHVALTEVPRWVSFDPGSLHSRGDFAFEDGLDLDMTTAHLSEDPRSGDLFGFGLTFGRTHEYHVYRIPRGERRRELVASIPTDEPAYIHDCAVTADHVVLVETPLRIAILRALSPFTEGFFEMLDWRPESGARVLLVDRETGDVRAVPAPNAFSFHAVNAYEDGSETVLDIVDFEDDGIVDALALDTLEAEGFPGVPAGRLARYRVDPGGGDGSGGDSGGAVTRERLYDGGMELPTVPRAVRAREYRYAYGQATDREGANGLVKVDTKTGSAREWWERGVYVEEPRVVRHPEAGDPVEGGPGDGDAADGEADDEDWGDDEDRGVVLAPALDVDAERSMLLVFDARTLEELARAPLPHHHPFGFHGRFFPE, encoded by the coding sequence GGCTCGCTGGTCCGCAACGGGCCCGGAAAGTTCGACGCCGGCGGTCAGCGGCTCACCCACTGGTTCGACGGGCTGGCGATGCTCCGGAAGTACGACTTCGCGGACGGCCAGGTCCGGTACACAAACCGCTTTCTCCGCACGGAGGCCTACGCCGACGCGCAGGCTGGGCAGGCGACCGGGCAGTTCGGGACCGACGAGCGCGGCCTGGGGAAGGTCCTGGGGTGGCTGCGCCGGCTCGGACCCCCGGAACCGACCGACAACGCCAACGTCCACGTCGCCCGCATCGGCGGCGAGCACGTCGCGCTGACGGAGGTGCCCCGGTGGGTGAGCTTCGACCCCGGGAGCCTCCACAGCCGCGGCGACTTCGCCTTCGAGGACGGCCTCGACCTCGACATGACGACGGCCCACCTCAGCGAGGACCCCCGCTCGGGGGACCTCTTCGGCTTCGGGCTCACCTTCGGCCGGACCCACGAGTACCACGTCTACCGCATCCCCCGCGGCGAGCGCCGGCGCGAACTCGTCGCTTCCATCCCCACTGACGAGCCCGCCTACATCCACGACTGCGCGGTCACCGCCGACCACGTGGTGCTCGTGGAGACGCCGCTGCGGATCGCCATCCTCCGGGCGCTCTCCCCGTTCACGGAGGGCTTTTTCGAGATGCTGGACTGGCGCCCCGAGAGCGGGGCGCGGGTCCTGCTCGTCGACCGCGAGACCGGCGACGTACGCGCGGTCCCGGCTCCCAACGCCTTCAGCTTCCACGCGGTCAACGCCTACGAGGACGGTTCCGAGACCGTTCTCGACATCGTCGACTTCGAGGACGACGGCATCGTCGACGCGCTCGCGCTTGACACCCTCGAGGCGGAGGGCTTTCCGGGAGTGCCGGCGGGCCGGCTGGCCCGCTACCGGGTCGACCCCGGCGGGGGCGACGGATCCGGCGGGGATTCAGGCGGCGCGGTCACCCGCGAACGGCTCTACGACGGCGGGATGGAACTCCCGACGGTCCCCCGCGCTGTCCGGGCCCGCGAGTACCGCTACGCCTACGGGCAGGCGACCGACCGCGAGGGCGCGAACGGCCTCGTGAAGGTCGACACGAAGACCGGCAGCGCCCGCGAATGGTGGGAGCGCGGGGTCTACGTCGAGGAACCGCGAGTGGTTCGTCACCCCGAGGCCGGCGACCCCGTCGAGGGTGGTCCGGGGGACGGCGACGCCGCCGACGGCGAGGCAGACGACGAGGACTGGGGAGACGACGAGGACCGCGGCGTCGTGCTCGCGCCCGCGCTCGACGTCGACGCCGAGCGGTCGATGCTGCTGGTCTTCGACGCCCGCACGCTGGAGGAACTGGCCCGCGCCCCGCTCCCGCACCACCATCCCTTCGGCTTCCACGGGCGGTTCTTTCCCGAGTGA